In one Nodosilinea sp. FACHB-141 genomic region, the following are encoded:
- a CDS encoding SDR family oxidoreductase encodes MTTALITGASAGIGAAFAQQLAAHQTDLVLVARSQDKLQELANSLKHQHQIQVDVIVQDLTAPDATEIIFQTVQQLGRSIDLLVNDAGIGDYGDFAESDRNFQLKTVQLNIATIVDLSHRFLTGMRQRRTGGIINLSSVGAFQSMPYFSIYAATKAFVLSFSEALWAENRSYGVHVLAVCPGPVGVKFFQEAGFPSTLVDVAIKFDTPIETVVRDALKAFEKREPIVIPGNPINPILATLPRFVPREWISSFWKLVLGYNFEK; translated from the coding sequence ATGACGACAGCCTTGATTACTGGAGCCTCTGCTGGCATTGGTGCAGCATTTGCCCAACAACTAGCAGCACATCAAACCGATCTTGTGCTGGTTGCTCGTTCCCAGGACAAATTACAGGAACTTGCTAATTCCCTCAAGCATCAACATCAAATTCAAGTAGATGTTATCGTCCAAGACTTGACAGCACCAGACGCGACAGAAATTATCTTTCAAACTGTACAGCAACTTGGACGATCGATCGACCTATTGGTCAACGATGCTGGTATTGGAGATTACGGTGATTTCGCTGAAAGCGATCGAAATTTTCAGCTCAAAACGGTGCAACTCAACATTGCGACAATTGTGGATTTGAGCCATCGCTTTTTGACTGGAATGCGGCAGCGTCGAACTGGAGGAATCATCAATCTATCTTCGGTGGGTGCGTTTCAGTCTATGCCCTACTTCTCTATCTATGCGGCAACAAAAGCTTTTGTTCTCAGCTTTAGCGAAGCGTTGTGGGCAGAGAACCGCAGCTATGGAGTGCATGTGTTAGCTGTCTGCCCAGGACCAGTTGGCGTCAAGTTTTTTCAAGAAGCAGGGTTTCCGTCGACCCTGGTCGATGTGGCTATAAAATTCGACACGCCGATTGAAACTGTTGTACGAGATGCCTTAAAAGCTTTTGAAAAGCGAGAGCCCATCGTGATTCCTGGCAATCCAATCAATCCCATTCTTGCTACGCTACCTAGGTTTGTGCCACGAGAGTGGATTTCTAGCTTCTGGAAGTTGGTGTTGGGATATAACTTCGAAAAGTAA
- a CDS encoding transposase codes for MIDNASFHKSQHTQDLIEQADCTVLLVPPYSLDFNKIEKF; via the coding sequence GTGATAGACAACGCTAGCTTCCACAAGTCTCAGCACACTCAAGATTTGATTGAGCAGGCTGATTGCACAGTTCTGCTTGTACCACCCTATTCGCTAGACTTCAACAAGATTGAAAAATTCTAG
- a CDS encoding SUKH-3 domain-containing protein, whose product MEIPTDILPFFQSAGWYPEHRVALPDKAQSLIPEGHPAAMILSTFGGLKVGRVGSGEECAASDIIFGLIEDSEDAVRRWNDLLKTKLIGVAEYHHSHGKLFVDTVGKCYSLGLQGTFCFEGDNFNEAFRNLLLGRRSRPMLLPGEESVMVYGEIYTVESPEVYRY is encoded by the coding sequence ATGGAAATTCCGACTGACATACTTCCTTTCTTCCAGAGCGCTGGTTGGTACCCAGAGCACAGAGTCGCTTTACCAGACAAAGCACAAAGTTTAATTCCGGAGGGGCACCCAGCAGCCATGATCTTGTCCACATTCGGTGGCTTAAAGGTCGGTCGGGTCGGGTCGGGCGAAGAATGTGCAGCGAGCGACATCATCTTCGGCTTAATCGAGGACAGTGAAGATGCCGTGAGAAGGTGGAATGATTTGCTTAAAACGAAACTCATTGGGGTCGCAGAGTATCACCACTCGCACGGGAAACTTTTTGTGGACACCGTTGGAAAATGCTACAGCCTAGGGCTACAGGGTACGTTCTGTTTTGAAGGTGATAATTTCAACGAGGCGTTCCGAAACTTGCTATTGGGGAGGCGCTCACGTCCAATGCTATTGCCGGGGGAAGAGTCGGTAATGGTGTACGGGGAGATTTATACGGTCGAGAGTCCTGAGGTATACAGGTATTAG
- a CDS encoding oxidoreductase: MVDEICVGLIGYGMAARTFHVPIIQAVPQLRLTKVVTRHQDPSLDRDPSVEVVQDAATLLQDEAIDLVVIATPNRSHFDLASQSLLANKHVVVEKPFTTSSAQAQQLIDLARGQNRLISVHHNRRWDGDFQTVKQLLGTNLLGRLVEYEAHYDRFRNFLRPNAWREEAGEGSGILFDLGSHLIDQAQVLFGLPQMVTADLRVQRDFAQAIDNFDLTLHYDGLKVILKGGMLVRGPEPHFTLHGTAGSFVKYGMDPQEEALKRGLTPTEPGWGEEPKGRWGTLNTQIDGLHVEGQVETLAGSYQAYYQNVADAIAGRAELAVKPEESRDTIRIIELAMQSNEQKCTLPLSV; the protein is encoded by the coding sequence ATGGTAGATGAAATCTGCGTCGGGCTGATTGGCTATGGCATGGCGGCTCGTACCTTCCACGTGCCAATCATTCAAGCAGTTCCTCAACTGAGGCTAACGAAAGTTGTAACGCGCCACCAAGACCCCTCGCTCGATCGCGATCCATCGGTTGAGGTGGTGCAAGACGCCGCCACCCTTCTGCAAGACGAAGCGATTGACCTGGTCGTGATCGCGACTCCCAACCGCTCCCATTTCGACTTGGCCAGCCAGTCTCTACTCGCCAACAAGCACGTTGTGGTCGAAAAGCCATTCACCACGTCGTCGGCCCAGGCCCAGCAGTTGATCGATTTGGCGCGCGGGCAAAACAGGCTGATCAGCGTCCATCACAACCGGCGGTGGGATGGCGATTTTCAGACCGTAAAGCAGCTGTTGGGCACCAATCTTCTGGGCCGCCTGGTCGAATACGAGGCCCATTACGATCGCTTCAGAAATTTCCTTCGGCCCAACGCCTGGCGAGAAGAAGCGGGCGAGGGCAGCGGTATTCTCTTCGATCTTGGCTCTCACCTGATCGATCAGGCGCAGGTTTTATTTGGCTTGCCGCAGATGGTGACTGCCGACCTCAGAGTGCAGCGCGATTTTGCCCAGGCGATCGACAATTTTGATCTGACGCTGCACTACGACGGGCTGAAGGTGATTCTCAAAGGGGGGATGCTAGTGCGCGGGCCGGAACCCCATTTCACCCTGCACGGCACGGCAGGCTCTTTCGTCAAATATGGCATGGACCCGCAAGAGGAAGCGCTGAAGCGCGGGCTCACCCCGACTGAACCCGGCTGGGGTGAAGAGCCAAAGGGGCGCTGGGGAACGCTCAACACGCAAATCGACGGGCTGCACGTAGAAGGGCAGGTGGAAACGCTAGCGGGTAGCTACCAGGCCTATTATCAAAACGTAGCCGATGCGATCGCCGGACGCGCCGAGCTAGCGGTTAAGCCCGAAGAGTCGCGAGACACCATTCGCATCATCGAGCTAGCAATGCAAAGTAACGAACAAAAATGTACGCTCCCCCTCTCTGTGTAA
- the arr gene encoding NAD(+)--rifampin ADP-ribosyltransferase: MAAINDLNSQHFYHGTKADLKPGDLIVSGYNSNYGKRKKAAYVYLTATLDAAIWGAELALGEAHGRIYIVEPTGPIEDDPNLTDKKFPGNPTKSYRTRDPLRVTGEITDWQGHPPEQLKAMLDNLERLKQQGIEAIED, encoded by the coding sequence ATGGCAGCCATCAACGACCTAAATTCGCAGCATTTTTACCACGGCACAAAAGCCGACCTCAAGCCAGGCGACTTAATCGTGTCCGGTTATAACTCTAACTACGGTAAGCGGAAGAAAGCAGCCTACGTTTATCTGACCGCTACCTTAGATGCCGCCATCTGGGGGGCCGAGCTAGCTCTTGGCGAAGCACACGGCAGAATCTACATCGTGGAACCGACTGGCCCCATTGAAGACGACCCCAATCTGACCGACAAGAAATTTCCCGGCAATCCAACCAAGTCATACCGCACCCGCGATCCACTTCGGGTCACGGGCGAGATCACAGATTGGCAGGGGCACCCCCCCGAACAGCTCAAAGCCATGCTCGACAACCTTGAGCGACTTAAGCAACAGGGTATTGAGGCGATCGAAGACTGA
- a CDS encoding lipopolysaccharide assembly protein LapB, whose amino-acid sequence MFLFAQGLKTLSAVVCLVALCPAALAVQISQATAPAVISPASSAIDCATEQAQLEQSVANGLVDQARQHINDRQTEAAAIALTQAFEAIGQVEDVSTKVTLLDQIINSYEGSADRSLLEQLVNQANPVQRQQVAAVLPQAVQVTQSLSSGYSAIKTRTLTSIARYYGILEQPQQAQPVLTQALQASQSIRGAEFQTKALTDIAQVYVAIRQLQAAVPILAQSLQFAQAATYPDANRRAWALEPIARLYAQLGEPDRALQVAQQIEDAPYYQSIAMVAVIDEYLKAGQLNQGGQPNQTRLVDRAASIALDIPADDQRAIILGAIAGRYAGARQPDRAAELLGQALEISARTRTTVSEREQAAVAIIVRYAAAGQRDDALRLVGDFDDPTAKATGYGAIALLYAEIGQTDRAQATLAQAVQNTAAIVDISSRNLVRQQLIDQAVQGGQYDLALQVVQTVDLAEEPEETSVSYSRAQDLTQLANQAIAANRYEDALKITQAISPTYIEWRDRLFLQIARGFAEAGDFDRAQAIAQENVDPGFQAQVFAVVAAQVQLVVQQIDPATELFNQSVQLANTIDSAAAKAEVLRTIADEHFRANQPEAATQLLNQAVELVKTIEDEESRLSTLQAISAQFSAANQHQAAIQVTDAMLNAPVRRSAAIAEAIAAAIEGGDLSTALATLNRLDDPATKTTLLLKVADRYTQVGQRSQAASSLAQAFQMAQTVPGEESQTINVRGGENPLSVEDEQDRGSLLAAIALKYAQIGQEQQALQVAQALQDPVGRNALILRLGCYGATPAQ is encoded by the coding sequence ATGTTTCTGTTTGCTCAAGGGTTGAAAACGCTGAGTGCCGTCGTGTGTTTAGTGGCGCTTTGTCCGGCTGCTTTGGCCGTTCAAATTAGTCAAGCTACTGCCCCAGCGGTGATTTCTCCAGCAAGCAGTGCGATCGATTGTGCAACAGAGCAAGCTCAGCTAGAGCAGTCTGTCGCAAATGGACTGGTTGATCAGGCACGGCAGCATATCAATGATAGGCAGACCGAGGCAGCCGCGATCGCCCTAACTCAAGCGTTTGAAGCGATCGGGCAGGTGGAGGATGTTTCAACGAAAGTTACGTTGCTTGATCAGATTATCAATAGCTATGAAGGTAGTGCTGATCGCAGCCTGTTAGAGCAACTGGTCAACCAGGCTAATCCAGTGCAGCGGCAGCAGGTTGCCGCCGTTTTGCCGCAGGCGGTGCAGGTCACGCAGAGCTTAAGCAGCGGCTATAGTGCCATAAAAACTCGAACTCTCACCTCGATCGCCCGTTACTACGGCATTTTGGAGCAGCCGCAGCAAGCTCAACCCGTTTTGACTCAGGCCTTGCAAGCAAGCCAGTCGATTCGCGGCGCAGAGTTTCAAACCAAAGCGTTGACTGACATCGCTCAAGTTTATGTGGCGATTCGTCAACTGCAAGCGGCTGTTCCTATCTTGGCGCAGTCGCTTCAGTTTGCTCAAGCTGCCACCTATCCCGATGCCAACCGCAGGGCATGGGCGCTAGAGCCAATCGCTCGACTCTATGCTCAGCTTGGCGAACCAGATCGCGCCCTGCAAGTCGCGCAGCAAATTGAGGATGCTCCTTACTACCAGTCCATCGCTATGGTCGCTGTGATCGATGAATACTTAAAGGCTGGACAGCTCAATCAAGGTGGACAACCCAATCAAACTAGACTAGTTGATCGCGCTGCTTCGATCGCCTTAGATATACCGGCCGATGACCAAAGAGCGATTATTCTCGGTGCGATCGCTGGTAGATATGCTGGAGCCAGACAACCTGATCGTGCCGCCGAATTATTGGGTCAGGCGCTAGAAATTAGCGCTCGCACTCGCACCACCGTTTCTGAACGAGAGCAAGCAGCCGTTGCGATCATTGTGCGGTATGCCGCAGCGGGGCAACGTGATGATGCCCTGCGTCTCGTTGGAGATTTTGACGACCCAACGGCAAAAGCAACTGGGTACGGCGCGATCGCCTTGCTCTATGCCGAAATCGGACAAACCGACCGTGCTCAAGCCACCTTAGCTCAGGCAGTTCAAAACACTGCTGCGATCGTAGACATTAGTAGCCGTAACCTGGTCAGACAGCAGTTGATTGATCAAGCGGTGCAAGGCGGACAGTACGATCTGGCGTTGCAGGTGGTGCAGACGGTCGATCTGGCAGAAGAACCAGAAGAGACATCCGTATCCTATAGTCGCGCTCAGGATCTAACCCAGCTTGCTAATCAAGCGATCGCCGCTAACCGCTATGAGGACGCCCTAAAAATCACGCAGGCCATTTCACCGACCTATATTGAGTGGCGCGATCGCCTGTTTTTGCAAATTGCTCGTGGTTTTGCCGAGGCTGGAGATTTTGATCGTGCTCAAGCCATTGCCCAGGAAAATGTTGATCCTGGCTTTCAGGCTCAAGTTTTTGCGGTTGTTGCGGCCCAGGTTCAGCTGGTTGTTCAGCAAATTGACCCAGCGACTGAACTGTTTAATCAGTCTGTTCAGTTGGCCAATACAATCGATTCTGCCGCTGCAAAAGCCGAAGTGCTCAGGACGATCGCAGATGAACACTTTAGAGCCAATCAGCCCGAAGCCGCGACGCAACTCTTGAATCAAGCGGTTGAGCTGGTGAAAACGATCGAAGATGAGGAAAGTCGTCTTTCTACGCTACAGGCAATTTCTGCACAATTTTCCGCTGCCAATCAACATCAGGCCGCGATTCAGGTGACGGACGCTATGCTTAATGCACCCGTGCGTCGTTCTGCCGCAATCGCCGAGGCGATCGCGGCAGCAATTGAGGGCGGGGACCTATCAACTGCACTCGCGACGCTGAATCGTTTGGATGACCCAGCCACCAAGACAACCCTGCTGCTGAAAGTTGCCGATCGCTACACCCAGGTGGGTCAGCGATCGCAAGCGGCAAGTTCTTTGGCTCAGGCCTTCCAGATGGCGCAAACCGTTCCCGGTGAGGAGTCGCAGACCATTAACGTTCGAGGTGGTGAAAATCCGTTATCCGTTGAAGACGAGCAAGATCGGGGCAGCTTGTTGGCGGCGATCGCGCTGAAATATGCTCAGATTGGTCAGGAGCAGCAAGCGCTACAAGTCGCTCAAGCTTTGCAAGATCCTGTTGGTCGTAATGCCTTGATTCTGCGACTAGGTTGTTATGGGGCTACGCCAGCACAGTGA
- a CDS encoding Nif11-like leader peptide family natural product precursor, with the protein MALDQLEAFLKKMKSDPALKNEVLGASTADDVARIALKLGFEFSGDELLRMSGKNFGGVTVVKTVLPGEYN; encoded by the coding sequence ATGGCTTTAGATCAACTCGAAGCATTTTTAAAGAAAATGAAGTCTGACCCTGCACTTAAAAATGAGGTGCTCGGAGCATCAACCGCAGATGATGTTGCACGAATAGCACTAAAACTTGGTTTTGAATTTTCAGGTGATGAATTACTAAGAATGTCAGGAAAGAACTTTGGCGGAGTTACTGTTGTGAAAACTGTTCTTCCTGGGGAGTATAATTAA
- a CDS encoding cytidine deaminase, with translation MKPYQVDDQLVNAAKQQALKRFPEGWSGAAAMYTETGRILTSVYVDALNAAACLCHETGAICEAHRLNERICASVCVSKEETVEPFVILTPCGICQERLAYWGLDVEVGVPDKADPTQYHSLKLREVQPYYWRQIYSENKE, from the coding sequence ATGAAGCCGTACCAAGTCGATGATCAATTAGTCAATGCAGCAAAGCAACAAGCCCTGAAACGATTTCCAGAAGGATGGTCTGGAGCTGCGGCAATGTACACAGAAACAGGGCGTATTCTTACGAGTGTTTACGTTGATGCCCTTAATGCAGCAGCTTGTTTATGCCACGAAACTGGGGCAATTTGTGAAGCACATCGATTGAATGAGCGGATCTGCGCGTCAGTTTGCGTGTCTAAGGAAGAGACAGTTGAACCATTTGTCATCCTGACGCCCTGTGGTATCTGTCAAGAGCGATTAGCGTATTGGGGATTAGACGTTGAAGTGGGTGTTCCTGACAAAGCAGACCCAACTCAATACCATTCTCTAAAGTTGCGAGAGGTGCAACCCTATTATTGGCGTCAAATCTATAGTGAGAATAAGGAGTAA
- a CDS encoding radical SAM protein, producing the protein MRGIVRGSEKIVNPLQESALHKKGLCDYVVNIASGCLHGCTFCYVPATPAIRTRKAILAEAGVEDPQMEWGNYLFTRDNIPSQLEDLIERKRNWKVTESGKGVVLLCSGTDPYQTKETALITRETVKILLRYKKRVRILTRSPLWIKDLDILCNENVTVGMSLPHFEDELSKVVEPYSPSPSARYNAMIKGAKAGCRLFVAAAPTPPNITLREFESYFQKISRLNPEVVFWEPINARGTNGKRMQKAGLKFVDLVMHEKSWANNFLEQWEIIERAAENTGFLSKLHIWPDKALRKFTDSSKVDYWIDRPTVERWI; encoded by the coding sequence ATGAGAGGCATTGTCAGAGGTAGTGAAAAAATTGTTAATCCTTTACAAGAAAGTGCTCTTCACAAGAAAGGCTTATGTGATTACGTAGTTAATATTGCGTCTGGTTGTCTGCATGGCTGTACATTTTGTTACGTTCCGGCGACTCCTGCAATACGTACACGCAAAGCGATTCTTGCGGAGGCTGGTGTGGAAGACCCGCAAATGGAATGGGGAAACTATCTTTTTACTCGTGACAATATCCCCTCTCAATTAGAAGACTTGATTGAGCGTAAAAGAAACTGGAAAGTGACAGAGAGTGGCAAAGGAGTTGTTCTACTCTGTTCTGGAACGGACCCTTACCAGACCAAGGAAACTGCTTTGATTACAAGAGAAACAGTCAAGATTTTACTTCGTTACAAAAAGAGAGTTCGAATCCTTACTAGAAGTCCTTTGTGGATTAAAGATTTAGATATTCTTTGTAATGAGAATGTTACGGTTGGCATGAGCTTGCCTCATTTTGAGGATGAATTAAGTAAAGTTGTAGAACCTTATTCCCCATCTCCTTCGGCACGCTACAACGCAATGATTAAAGGAGCTAAGGCAGGATGCCGTCTTTTCGTCGCAGCGGCCCCAACCCCTCCTAACATAACTTTGCGTGAGTTCGAATCATATTTTCAAAAAATATCTCGCTTAAATCCTGAAGTTGTATTTTGGGAGCCAATTAATGCTCGTGGAACAAACGGCAAAAGGATGCAAAAGGCTGGACTAAAATTTGTAGATTTGGTGATGCATGAAAAGAGCTGGGCTAACAACTTTTTAGAGCAATGGGAAATTATTGAGAGGGCAGCTGAGAACACAGGCTTTTTAAGTAAGTTGCATATTTGGCCTGACAAAGCCTTGAGAAAGTTTACTGATTCTTCAAAAGTGGATTACTGGATTGACAGGCCAACGGTTGAAAGATGGATCTAG
- the tcmP gene encoding three-Cys-motif partner protein TcmP has product MVEHVFGGDWTKEKLNRVSKYLSAYVQILKDRDYHYSYIDAFAGTGYVNSKLSVEDEQIEIFPELTEGEGKEFIEGSARIALGVKPSFRQYYFIDKDPKKARDLERMKLDFPESHISVISEDSNVFLKRFCKESDWRKQRAVIFLDPYGMQIPWTTIQDIANTGGIDLWYLFPAGIAINRLLRRDGKISIKIKDRLNQTFGSTDWFDLFYQANQNLDLFGENTIEYNKIADLEDIKKYFIGRLKEVFHGGVAENPLWLVNSRNTPLYLLCFACSNRNVKSAVKIAQHVLEQPEKKQPSNKTTYPTIPGLNI; this is encoded by the coding sequence ATGGTGGAGCACGTTTTTGGGGGAGATTGGACAAAGGAAAAACTGAATAGAGTCTCAAAATATCTTTCAGCTTATGTTCAGATTCTCAAGGATAGAGATTATCACTATTCATATATAGATGCTTTTGCGGGCACAGGTTATGTTAATTCTAAACTTTCTGTTGAAGATGAGCAAATAGAAATTTTCCCTGAGCTGACCGAAGGTGAGGGAAAAGAGTTTATTGAGGGATCTGCGAGAATAGCTCTTGGTGTAAAGCCTAGTTTTCGTCAATACTACTTTATTGATAAAGATCCGAAAAAAGCAAGAGATCTCGAAAGAATGAAATTAGATTTTCCAGAATCTCATATATCCGTAATATCTGAGGATTCAAATGTTTTCTTGAAAAGGTTTTGCAAAGAGTCAGATTGGCGAAAGCAAAGAGCTGTGATCTTCTTAGATCCTTATGGGATGCAAATTCCTTGGACGACGATTCAGGATATTGCGAATACTGGTGGAATTGATTTATGGTATTTATTTCCAGCAGGAATAGCTATTAATAGACTTTTGCGAAGAGATGGAAAAATCAGTATAAAAATCAAAGATAGACTAAATCAAACATTTGGTTCAACTGATTGGTTTGATCTTTTCTATCAAGCTAATCAAAATCTCGACTTATTCGGCGAGAACACTATTGAATATAATAAAATAGCGGACTTGGAAGACATTAAGAAATATTTTATTGGACGGTTAAAGGAAGTGTTTCATGGAGGAGTAGCCGAAAATCCTCTTTGGTTAGTTAATTCAAGAAATACTCCTTTATATTTACTTTGCTTCGCTTGCAGCAATCGAAATGTGAAAAGTGCAGTCAAAATTGCGCAGCATGTTCTTGAGCAACCCGAAAAAAAGCAACCGAGTAACAAAACAACTTATCCTACTATTCCTGGCCTGAATATTTAA
- a CDS encoding methylated-DNA--[protein]-cysteine S-methyltransferase, producing the protein MPLPTELWIDTLPSAIGDILLVSDGASLCALDFADYQTRLLTLLKKRFAAVTLTPSTNPQGFSDRLKAYLAGDLHSFDAVPVNPGGTAFQQQVWLALRQIPAGTVATYGELAKKLDKPTAYRAVGMANSLNPIAIALPCHRVVGTNGQLTGYAGGLARKQWLLHHEGVNLANLSSIQQELALGL; encoded by the coding sequence ATGCCCCTGCCCACCGAACTCTGGATCGACACCCTGCCCTCTGCGATCGGCGACATTCTACTGGTGTCAGACGGTGCGTCGCTCTGCGCCCTCGACTTTGCCGACTACCAAACTCGCCTGCTGACCTTGCTCAAAAAGCGGTTTGCCGCGGTAACCCTAACACCCAGCACCAACCCCCAGGGCTTTAGCGATCGCCTCAAAGCCTACCTTGCGGGCGATCTGCACAGTTTCGACGCCGTGCCCGTCAACCCAGGGGGCACCGCCTTTCAGCAGCAGGTGTGGCTAGCGCTGCGCCAAATACCCGCTGGCACCGTGGCCACCTACGGCGAACTGGCGAAAAAACTGGACAAACCCACAGCCTATCGAGCAGTGGGCATGGCCAACTCGCTCAACCCCATCGCGATCGCCCTACCCTGCCATCGCGTCGTCGGCACCAACGGCCAGCTCACCGGCTACGCGGGCGGCCTAGCGCGCAAACAATGGCTGCTGCACCACGAAGGCGTCAATTTAGCCAACCTAAGCTCGATTCAGCAAGAACTAGCGCTCGGGCTTTAG
- a CDS encoding aldo/keto reductase, whose product MTMSAPDLRSPLTLPEMGCGTWAWGNRLLWGYDPTMDDELHQVFNHCVSHGVTLFDSGDSYGTGRLNGRSEVLLGQFAQSYTGPNQDALCLATKLAAYPWRLTAGSVVKAGAASVERLGRPIDLAQMHWSTANYAPWQEGPFLDGLIELCVQGKARAIGLSNFGPKRLKLAHQRLQDRGLAIATLQVQYSLLSTYPVTELGLKDLCDELGIRLIAYSPLALGLLTGKYSAQGPFPSGLRGLLFRRLLPKIQPLLEVLGAIAAHRQKTSAQVALNWCICKGTMPIPGAKTLAQAQQNTDALGWRLDAGEVEELDRAANRSNGRMVQNNFQSR is encoded by the coding sequence ATGACCATGTCTGCACCGGATCTGCGATCGCCCCTCACCCTGCCCGAGATGGGCTGTGGCACCTGGGCCTGGGGCAACCGGCTGCTGTGGGGCTACGACCCCACCATGGATGACGAGTTGCACCAGGTCTTTAACCACTGCGTCAGCCACGGCGTCACCCTGTTCGACAGCGGCGACTCCTACGGCACCGGACGGCTTAATGGCCGTAGCGAAGTCTTGCTGGGGCAGTTTGCCCAGAGCTACACGGGGCCAAACCAAGATGCCCTCTGCCTGGCGACGAAGCTGGCCGCCTACCCCTGGCGACTCACCGCCGGGTCGGTGGTGAAAGCCGGAGCCGCCTCCGTCGAGCGGCTGGGCCGCCCCATCGACCTGGCCCAGATGCACTGGTCTACCGCCAACTACGCCCCCTGGCAGGAAGGCCCATTTCTCGATGGGCTAATAGAGCTGTGCGTTCAGGGAAAGGCGCGGGCGATCGGCCTGTCAAACTTTGGCCCCAAGCGGCTCAAGCTGGCCCACCAGCGGCTGCAAGATCGGGGACTGGCGATCGCCACGCTGCAAGTGCAGTATTCGCTGCTGTCAACCTACCCCGTGACCGAGCTAGGCCTCAAAGATCTCTGCGACGAACTGGGCATTCGCCTGATCGCCTATAGCCCCCTGGCTCTAGGATTGCTGACCGGCAAATACTCCGCTCAGGGGCCGTTTCCCTCCGGCCTGCGGGGTCTGCTATTTCGCCGACTGCTGCCCAAAATTCAGCCGCTGCTGGAGGTGCTGGGGGCGATCGCTGCCCATCGCCAAAAAACCTCGGCTCAAGTCGCTCTCAACTGGTGCATTTGCAAAGGCACCATGCCAATTCCAGGAGCCAAAACCCTAGCTCAAGCGCAGCAGAATACCGATGCCCTGGGCTGGCGGCTAGACGCTGGAGAAGTTGAAGAGCTAGATCGAGCAGCCAACCGCAGCAACGGTCGCATGGTGCAGAACAACTTTCAGTCCCGCTAG
- a CDS encoding DUF1328 domain-containing protein has product MLRYALLFLVVALIAAFFGFSGVAGTAAGIAQLLFYIFLAIFVVSLVMNLVKRA; this is encoded by the coding sequence ATGCTGCGTTACGCGTTGCTTTTTTTAGTTGTCGCTTTGATTGCCGCGTTCTTTGGGTTTAGTGGTGTAGCCGGCACCGCCGCAGGCATCGCCCAACTTTTGTTCTACATTTTCTTGGCCATCTTTGTCGTGTCGCTGGTTATGAATCTCGTCAAGCGCGCCTAG